In one window of Streptomyces sp. FXJ1.172 DNA:
- a CDS encoding CaiB/BaiF CoA transferase family protein, with the protein MTTAAKPGQGPLTGVRVVELAGIGPGPFAAMLLADLGADVVRVDRPGGPGLAIDPAFDVTNRNKRSVVVDLKTPDGPARVLDLAERADILIEGYRPGVAERLGIGPEDCHARNPRLVYGRMTGWGQDGPLAQRAGHDVAYIALTGTLGMIGRPDEPPAVPANLLGDYAGGSLYLVVGVLAALHHARASGTGQVVDAAIVDGTAHLSAMIHGMLAAGGWQDRRAANLLDGGCPYYGTYETADGGYMAVGALEGQFYEEFLRLIGLEDLTGARKDWTRWGELRERIAARFRSRTREEWTALFEGTDACVAPVLSLREAPHHPHLAARGTFTDHGGITQPAPAPRFSVTPTAVRTGPARPGADTEAVARDWGTPARVNGDPVAGSD; encoded by the coding sequence ATGACGACGGCAGCCAAGCCGGGGCAGGGGCCGCTGACCGGCGTGCGCGTGGTCGAGCTGGCCGGCATCGGGCCTGGCCCGTTCGCCGCCATGCTCCTGGCCGACCTGGGCGCGGACGTGGTCCGGGTGGACCGTCCGGGCGGCCCCGGCCTCGCGATCGACCCCGCCTTCGACGTGACGAACCGCAACAAGCGCTCCGTCGTGGTCGACCTGAAGACTCCCGACGGCCCCGCGCGCGTGCTGGACCTCGCCGAGCGGGCCGACATCCTCATCGAGGGCTACCGCCCGGGCGTCGCCGAGCGCCTCGGCATCGGCCCCGAGGACTGCCACGCCCGCAACCCCCGCCTGGTCTACGGCCGGATGACCGGCTGGGGCCAGGACGGCCCGCTCGCCCAGCGCGCGGGCCACGACGTGGCCTACATCGCGCTCACCGGCACCCTCGGCATGATCGGCCGCCCGGACGAGCCCCCGGCCGTCCCCGCCAACCTGCTCGGGGACTACGCGGGCGGCTCCCTCTACCTGGTCGTCGGCGTCCTCGCCGCCCTGCACCACGCGCGCGCGAGCGGCACCGGACAGGTCGTCGACGCCGCCATCGTCGACGGCACGGCCCATCTGTCCGCGATGATCCACGGCATGCTCGCGGCCGGCGGCTGGCAGGACCGGCGCGCCGCCAACCTGCTCGACGGCGGCTGCCCCTACTACGGCACCTACGAGACGGCCGACGGCGGGTACATGGCGGTGGGCGCACTGGAGGGGCAGTTCTACGAGGAGTTCCTGCGCCTGATCGGCCTGGAGGACCTGACGGGCGCCCGCAAGGACTGGACCCGCTGGGGCGAGCTGCGCGAGCGGATCGCCGCCCGCTTCAGGTCCCGCACCCGCGAAGAGTGGACGGCCCTCTTCGAGGGCACCGACGCCTGCGTGGCCCCCGTGCTGTCCCTGCGCGAGGCCCCGCACCATCCGCACCTCGCCGCCCGCGGCACCTTCACCGACCACGGCGGCATCACCCAGCCCGCCCCCGCCCCCCGTTTCTCCGTGACCCCCACCGCCGTCCGCACCGGCCCGGCCCGCCCGGGCGCGGACACCGAGGCGGTCGCGCGGGACTGGGGAACACCCGCACGTGTGAACGGCGACCCGGTCGCAGGCAGCGACTGA
- a CDS encoding saccharopine dehydrogenase family protein has protein sequence MSRLNRTDRPYDLVLFGATGFVGALTAEYLCAHAPKGLRWALAGRDEGKLERLRERLPGGADIGVLRADVAEPATLRALAEHARVVATAVGPYVLYGEDLAAACADTGTDYLDLAGEPEFVDLVYVRHDARARETGARLVHACGFDSVPHDLGVYFTVRQLPEGVPLTVDGYVTADAAFSGGTLASALNQFARGRQLLAAARDRARHEPRLPGRRVAVPTGLPRFAGEVGAWALPLPTLDPHTVRRSARALERYGPDFRYRHYAAVRRLPVALGGLTAVGAVVAAAQLPSARRWLSNRLRPGDGPSAQRRARSQFAVRFVGEGGGRRVCTEVAGGDPGYDETAKMFAEAALCLAFDDLPPVAGQVTTAQAMGDALTERLRAAGITFRVAADR, from the coding sequence ATGAGCAGGCTGAACAGGACGGATCGTCCCTACGACCTCGTGCTCTTCGGAGCCACCGGCTTCGTCGGCGCCCTCACCGCCGAGTACCTCTGCGCGCACGCGCCGAAGGGCCTGCGCTGGGCGCTGGCGGGCCGTGACGAAGGGAAGCTGGAGCGGCTGCGCGAACGGCTGCCCGGCGGCGCGGACATCGGCGTCCTGCGGGCCGACGTGGCCGAACCGGCCACCCTGCGTGCCCTCGCCGAGCACGCGCGCGTGGTGGCCACGGCCGTCGGGCCGTACGTGCTGTACGGCGAGGACCTCGCCGCCGCCTGCGCGGACACCGGCACCGACTACCTGGACCTGGCCGGGGAGCCGGAGTTCGTGGACCTCGTGTACGTCCGGCACGACGCACGCGCGCGGGAGACGGGCGCGCGCCTGGTGCACGCCTGCGGCTTCGACTCCGTGCCCCACGACCTGGGCGTGTACTTCACGGTCCGGCAGCTGCCCGAGGGGGTGCCGCTGACCGTGGACGGGTACGTGACCGCCGACGCGGCCTTCTCCGGCGGCACCCTGGCCTCCGCGCTGAACCAGTTCGCGCGCGGCCGGCAGCTGCTGGCCGCCGCGCGTGACCGGGCACGGCACGAGCCGCGGCTGCCGGGACGCCGGGTCGCGGTGCCAACGGGCCTGCCGCGGTTCGCCGGGGAGGTCGGCGCGTGGGCACTGCCGCTGCCGACCCTCGACCCGCACACGGTGCGCCGGTCGGCGAGGGCGCTCGAGCGCTACGGTCCGGACTTCCGCTACCGGCACTACGCGGCGGTGCGGCGCCTGCCGGTCGCGCTCGGCGGGCTCACCGCCGTCGGCGCGGTGGTGGCAGCCGCCCAACTGCCGTCGGCGCGGCGCTGGTTGTCGAACCGGCTGCGGCCCGGCGACGGGCCGAGCGCACAGAGGCGGGCGCGCAGCCAGTTCGCGGTGCGCTTCGTCGGCGAGGGCGGCGGGCGGCGCGTGTGCACGGAGGTCGCGGGCGGCGACCCCGGCTACGACGAGACGGCGAAGATGTTCGCCGAGGCGGCCCTGTGCCTGGCCTTCGACGACCTTCCGCCGGTGGCCGGGCAGGTCACCACGGCACAGGCGATGGGCGACGCCCTGACCGAGCGGCTGCGCGCCGCGGGGATCACCTTCCGGGTCGCGGCCGACCGATGA
- a CDS encoding endonuclease V, with protein MTTVGVPAGWPATEEEARAVQDELRARVVLDEPGPPPGTGRVTGVDVAYDDGLDLVAAAAVVLDAATLDVVAEATAVGRVSFPYVPGLLAFREIPTVLAALDRLPCPPGLVVCDGYGLAHPRRFGLASHLGVLTGLPVIGVAKNPFTFTYDEPESARGASAPLLAGTEEVGRALRTREGVKPVYVSVGHRMSLDNALAHTLALTPRYRLPETTRRADALCRRALQEATTRRAPAS; from the coding sequence ATGACGACCGTAGGCGTACCGGCGGGCTGGCCCGCGACCGAGGAAGAGGCCCGCGCCGTGCAGGACGAACTGCGCGCACGGGTGGTGCTGGACGAGCCCGGACCGCCGCCCGGGACGGGCCGCGTCACCGGCGTCGACGTCGCCTACGACGACGGCCTCGACCTCGTCGCCGCGGCGGCCGTCGTGCTCGACGCCGCCACCCTGGACGTGGTCGCCGAGGCCACGGCCGTCGGCCGGGTCTCCTTCCCGTACGTGCCCGGGCTCCTCGCCTTCCGGGAGATCCCCACCGTCCTGGCCGCCCTGGACCGGCTGCCGTGCCCGCCCGGCCTGGTCGTGTGCGACGGCTACGGCCTGGCCCATCCGCGCCGCTTCGGCCTCGCCAGCCATCTGGGCGTGCTCACCGGTCTCCCGGTGATCGGCGTCGCCAAGAACCCGTTCACCTTCACGTACGACGAACCGGAGTCCGCGCGGGGAGCGTCCGCCCCGCTGCTCGCGGGCACCGAGGAGGTCGGGCGCGCCCTGCGCACCCGGGAGGGCGTCAAGCCGGTGTACGTCTCGGTGGGCCACCGGATGAGCCTGGACAACGCCCTGGCCCACACCCTGGCCCTGACCCCGCGCTACCGGCTGCCCGAGACCACGCGCAGGGCCGACGCCCTGTGCCGCCGGGCGCTCCAGGAGGCGACGACGCGCCGGGCGCCGGCCTCCTGA
- a CDS encoding YciI family protein encodes MGVFVAAGPENPREGGVVLAVAQDRALTEEIVAGDPFAVGGAGTYRVTESVATRTAAEPARHRRTAA; translated from the coding sequence ATGGGCGTCTTCGTGGCCGCCGGGCCCGAGAACCCGCGCGAGGGCGGCGTGGTCCTCGCCGTCGCGCAGGACCGCGCCCTGACCGAGGAGATCGTCGCGGGCGACCCGTTCGCCGTCGGCGGTGCCGGCACGTACCGCGTCACGGAGTCCGTCGCCACGAGAACGGCCGCGGAGCCGGCCCGGCACCGGCGCACGGCGGCCTGA
- a CDS encoding WD40/YVTN/BNR-like repeat-containing protein has translation MRGRGRTGRLVAAGVACGAVLAALTVPVAEARPLGGDGGAVHWAPKDPGTPQVRFRGLAAVDRATAWLAGTGGTVLRTTDGGTSWRNVSPPGAGDLQFRDVEAFDARRAVVLAVGEGEASRVYRTDDGGASWTESFRNTDPNAFYDCLAFFDHRHGLAMGDPVDGRFRILSTSDGGRSWRVLPAEGMPPALDGEAGFAASGQCLVTSGPKDVWLATGGGARARVLHSADRAVTWTASDTPVPAGDPAKGVFALAFRDRGHGLAVGGDYRPGQASPRAAAVTADGGRTWTPAATPPPAYRSAVAWLPHSRTAALAVGPTGTDLTTDGGRTWRTIGTGSYDTVACTPDLSCWAAGEQGRVARLER, from the coding sequence ATGCGGGGCAGGGGACGCACGGGCCGGCTCGTGGCGGCGGGGGTGGCGTGCGGGGCGGTGCTGGCCGCGCTGACCGTCCCGGTGGCCGAGGCCCGCCCGCTCGGAGGGGACGGCGGGGCGGTGCACTGGGCGCCGAAGGATCCCGGCACCCCGCAGGTCCGCTTCCGCGGGCTCGCGGCCGTCGACCGGGCGACCGCCTGGCTGGCCGGCACGGGCGGTACGGTGCTGCGCACCACGGACGGCGGAACGAGCTGGCGCAACGTCTCTCCGCCGGGGGCCGGCGACCTGCAGTTCAGGGACGTGGAGGCGTTCGACGCGCGGCGCGCGGTGGTGCTGGCCGTCGGCGAGGGCGAGGCCTCCCGCGTCTACCGCACCGACGACGGCGGCGCGAGCTGGACCGAGTCCTTCCGCAACACCGACCCGAACGCCTTCTACGACTGCCTGGCCTTCTTCGACCACCGCCACGGCCTCGCCATGGGCGACCCGGTGGACGGCAGGTTCCGCATCCTGTCCACGAGCGACGGCGGCCGCTCCTGGCGAGTGCTGCCCGCCGAAGGCATGCCGCCCGCCCTGGACGGCGAGGCCGGCTTCGCCGCGAGCGGCCAGTGCCTGGTCACCTCGGGTCCCAAGGACGTCTGGCTGGCCACCGGCGGCGGCGCCCGCGCGCGCGTGCTGCACTCCGCCGACCGCGCAGTGACCTGGACGGCGTCCGACACCCCGGTCCCGGCCGGCGATCCGGCCAAGGGCGTCTTCGCGCTCGCCTTCCGCGACCGCGGCCACGGCCTCGCCGTCGGCGGCGACTACCGCCCCGGCCAGGCCTCGCCGCGGGCCGCCGCCGTCACCGCCGACGGCGGCCGCACCTGGACCCCGGCCGCCACGCCCCCGCCGGCCTACCGCTCCGCAGTCGCCTGGCTGCCGCACAGCCGCACCGCCGCGCTCGCCGTCGGCCCCACCGGCACCGACCTGACAACCGACGGGGGCCGCACCTGGCGGACCATCGGCACCGGCTCGTACGACACCGTGGCCTGCACGCCCGACCTGAGCTGCTGGGCGGCCGGCGAACAGGGCAGGGTGGCCCGGCTGGAACGCTGA
- a CDS encoding SsgA family sporulation/cell division regulator, with protein MSTVIEQPVEARLVAAAPRMPSIPATLRYDRRDPFAVVMTFPAPATLEGVEVCWTFSRELLTAGLRGPEGHGDVRVRPYGYDRTVLEFHAPEGTAIVHVRSGEIRRFLEATNGLVPVGLEHLQLDLDHHLAELMRDAC; from the coding sequence TTGTCCACCGTCATCGAGCAGCCCGTAGAGGCCCGTCTCGTCGCCGCCGCACCGCGCATGCCGAGCATTCCCGCCACGCTGCGCTACGACCGGCGCGACCCGTTCGCCGTCGTCATGACCTTCCCGGCCCCGGCCACCCTGGAGGGCGTCGAGGTGTGCTGGACCTTCTCGCGCGAGCTGCTCACCGCCGGGCTGCGGGGCCCGGAGGGCCACGGGGACGTCCGGGTGCGGCCGTACGGCTACGACCGCACGGTGCTGGAGTTCCACGCCCCCGAGGGCACCGCGATCGTGCATGTGCGCTCGGGCGAGATCCGGCGCTTCCTGGAGGCGACGAACGGCCTTGTGCCGGTGGGCCTCGAGCACCTCCAGCTCGACCTGGACCACCACCTGGCCGAGCTGATGCGGGACGCCTGCTGA
- a CDS encoding ABC-F family ATP-binding cassette domain-containing protein — protein sequence MSSSLTCTSLTFAWADGTAVFDGLDIAFGPGRTGLVGVNGSGKSTLLKLLAGELTPADGTVKAAGEIGYLPQNVTLDTALRVDQALGIAERRAALHAIEAGDTAEEHFETVGDDWDVEERALVTLGELGLGHIGLDRTVGEVSGGESVLLRLAALLLRRPDVLLLDEPTNNLDLYARRRLYQAVAAWPGVLIVVSHDRELLDLVDQIAELHSGEVTWYGGNFSAYEEALAVVQEAAERMVRVAEADVRKQKRELADAQVKLARRKRYGQKMWDQKREPKIVMGARRRAAQESAGKHRIMHEERLAEARERLDEAVEAVRDDDEIHVDLPYTAVPPGRQVLTLENLALAHGARVEGILDLRGPERIALVGRNGAGKTTLLRTVAGELAPVAGEARAHVPLRFLPQRLDVLDDALTVAENVARFAPGATNNRIRARLARFLFRGARADQKAATLSGGERFRAALAALMLAEPAPQLLLLDEPTNNLDMASVRQLTSALESYAGALLVASHDMPFLESIGITRWLLIEDGQLKETTAQDIGSPA from the coding sequence ATGTCATCTTCCCTCACCTGTACGTCCCTGACCTTCGCCTGGGCCGACGGCACCGCCGTCTTCGACGGCCTCGACATCGCCTTCGGCCCCGGCCGCACCGGCCTCGTCGGCGTCAACGGATCAGGGAAGTCAACCCTGTTGAAGCTGCTGGCCGGGGAACTGACCCCGGCCGACGGCACGGTCAAGGCGGCCGGCGAGATCGGCTACCTCCCGCAGAACGTCACCCTGGACACCGCGCTCCGCGTCGACCAGGCCCTCGGCATCGCCGAACGGCGGGCCGCGCTGCACGCCATCGAGGCGGGTGACACCGCCGAGGAGCACTTCGAGACGGTCGGCGACGACTGGGACGTCGAGGAGCGCGCCCTGGTCACGCTCGGCGAGCTGGGTCTTGGCCACATCGGCCTGGACCGCACCGTCGGCGAGGTCTCCGGCGGCGAGTCGGTGCTGCTGCGGCTGGCCGCGCTGCTGCTGCGCCGCCCGGACGTGCTGCTGCTGGACGAGCCCACCAACAACCTCGACCTGTACGCGCGCCGCCGGCTGTACCAGGCCGTCGCCGCGTGGCCCGGTGTCCTGATCGTGGTCAGCCACGACCGGGAACTGCTCGACCTGGTCGACCAGATCGCGGAGCTGCACTCCGGCGAGGTCACCTGGTACGGCGGGAACTTCTCGGCCTACGAGGAGGCCCTCGCCGTGGTCCAGGAGGCCGCCGAGCGGATGGTGCGCGTGGCCGAGGCCGATGTGCGCAAGCAGAAGCGCGAACTGGCCGACGCCCAGGTCAAACTGGCCCGCCGCAAGCGGTACGGGCAGAAGATGTGGGACCAGAAACGCGAGCCGAAGATCGTCATGGGGGCACGCAGACGCGCCGCCCAGGAGTCCGCGGGCAAGCACCGCATCATGCACGAGGAGCGGCTCGCCGAGGCCCGGGAGCGGCTGGACGAGGCGGTGGAGGCCGTGCGGGACGACGACGAGATCCACGTCGACCTGCCGTACACGGCCGTGCCGCCCGGCCGGCAGGTGCTCACCCTGGAGAACCTGGCGCTGGCCCACGGGGCGCGCGTCGAGGGCATCCTCGATCTGCGCGGCCCGGAGCGGATCGCGCTCGTGGGCCGCAACGGCGCCGGCAAGACGACGCTGCTGCGGACCGTCGCCGGGGAGCTGGCGCCGGTGGCCGGCGAGGCACGCGCGCACGTGCCGCTGCGGTTCCTGCCCCAGCGGCTGGACGTGCTCGACGACGCGCTGACGGTCGCCGAGAACGTGGCCCGGTTCGCGCCGGGCGCCACCAACAACCGGATCCGGGCGCGTCTGGCCCGCTTCCTGTTCCGGGGCGCGCGGGCCGACCAGAAGGCGGCCACCCTGTCGGGCGGCGAGCGGTTCCGCGCGGCACTGGCCGCGCTGATGCTCGCCGAACCGGCACCCCAGCTGCTGCTGCTCGACGAGCCGACCAACAACCTCGACATGGCGAGCGTGCGGCAGCTGACCTCGGCCCTGGAGTCGTACGCGGGCGCACTGCTCGTGGCCAGCCACGACATGCCGTTCCTCGAGTCGATCGGCATCACCCGCTGGCTGCTGATCGAGGACGGGCAGTTGAAGGAGACCACCGCGCAGGACATCGGGTCTCCCGCCTGA
- the ddaH gene encoding dimethylargininase — protein MPSKKALVRRPSPRLAEGLVTHIEREKVDVGLAIEQWDAYVEALRTHGWETVEVDPEDDCPDSVFVEDTVVMYKNVALITRPGAESRRMETVGVEEAVARLGCSVNWIWEPGTLDGGDVLKVGDTVYVGRGGRTNAAGVQQLRAAFEPLGARVVAVPVSRVLHLKSAVTALPDGTVIGHIPKLDRPSLFPGFLSVPEESGSHVVLLGGHKVLMAASAPKTAELLTDLGHEVVTVDISEFEKLEGCVTCLSVRLRDLYA, from the coding sequence GTGCCCAGCAAGAAGGCCCTCGTCCGCCGTCCCAGCCCCCGCCTCGCCGAAGGCCTGGTGACGCACATCGAGCGGGAGAAGGTCGATGTGGGGCTCGCCATCGAGCAGTGGGACGCCTACGTCGAGGCGCTGCGCACGCACGGCTGGGAGACGGTCGAGGTCGATCCGGAGGACGACTGCCCGGACTCGGTGTTCGTCGAGGACACCGTCGTCATGTACAAGAACGTGGCGTTGATCACCCGGCCCGGTGCCGAGTCCCGGCGCATGGAGACCGTCGGGGTCGAGGAGGCGGTGGCCCGCCTCGGCTGCTCGGTGAACTGGATATGGGAACCGGGCACGCTGGACGGCGGTGATGTCCTGAAGGTCGGCGACACCGTCTACGTCGGCCGGGGCGGGCGGACCAACGCGGCCGGGGTGCAGCAGCTGCGGGCCGCCTTCGAGCCGCTCGGCGCCCGTGTGGTGGCCGTCCCCGTCAGCAGGGTGCTGCACCTGAAGTCGGCGGTGACCGCGCTGCCCGACGGCACGGTGATCGGGCACATCCCGAAGCTGGACCGGCCCTCGCTGTTCCCCGGCTTCCTGTCGGTGCCGGAGGAGTCCGGCTCGCACGTGGTGCTGCTCGGCGGCCACAAGGTGCTGATGGCGGCGAGCGCCCCGAAGACGGCGGAACTGCTGACCGATCTCGGCCACGAGGTCGTCACGGTCGACATCAGCGAGTTCGAGAAGCTCGAGGGCTGTGTGACCTGCCTCTCGGTGCGCCTGCGCGACTTGTACGCCTGA
- a CDS encoding acyl-ACP desaturase → MTITSPHLGSPSAWTDARLLYALEEVVEKELNRHLKVAKDWMPHEYVPWSDGRNFPGLFEDGEAWDKNQSKVTEVGRTALVVNLLTEDNLPSYHHEIATLFGREGAWGTWVHRWTAEEGRHGIVMRDYLLTSRAVDPDKLEQFRMSHMSEGFQSDNAHSMLHSIAYVAFQELATRISHRNTGHQSGDPVCDRMLARIATDENLHMIFYRNLLKSAFELAPDLTMQAVRDVVVNFRMPGHGIPGFERAAAQMAIGEVYNLRIHHDDVLQPVLRFLKVMEIDGLGPEGRQAQEELGLFMGGLNDEATKFDEKLAARKARMAARLGA, encoded by the coding sequence GTGACGATCACCTCCCCTCACCTCGGCAGCCCGTCCGCCTGGACCGACGCGCGGCTGCTGTACGCGCTGGAGGAAGTGGTGGAGAAGGAGCTGAACCGGCATCTGAAGGTCGCCAAGGACTGGATGCCGCACGAGTACGTGCCGTGGAGCGACGGCCGCAACTTCCCCGGCCTGTTCGAGGACGGCGAGGCCTGGGACAAGAACCAGTCCAAGGTGACCGAGGTCGGCCGGACCGCCCTCGTGGTCAACCTGCTCACCGAGGACAACCTGCCGAGCTACCACCACGAGATCGCGACGCTCTTCGGGCGCGAGGGCGCCTGGGGCACCTGGGTGCACCGCTGGACGGCCGAGGAGGGCCGGCACGGCATCGTGATGCGCGACTACCTGCTCACCTCGCGCGCGGTGGACCCGGACAAGCTGGAGCAGTTCCGCATGTCGCACATGAGCGAGGGCTTCCAGTCCGACAACGCGCACTCGATGCTGCACTCGATCGCCTACGTCGCCTTCCAGGAGCTGGCCACCCGGATCTCGCACCGCAACACCGGCCACCAGTCCGGTGACCCGGTCTGCGACCGCATGCTGGCCCGCATCGCGACCGACGAGAACCTGCACATGATCTTCTACCGCAACCTGCTGAAGTCCGCCTTCGAACTCGCGCCCGACCTGACGATGCAGGCGGTCCGGGACGTCGTGGTGAACTTCCGGATGCCCGGCCACGGCATCCCCGGCTTCGAGCGGGCCGCCGCGCAGATGGCCATCGGTGAGGTCTACAACCTGCGCATCCACCACGACGACGTGCTGCAGCCCGTGCTGCGCTTCCTGAAGGTCATGGAGATCGACGGCCTCGGCCCCGAGGGCCGCCAGGCGCAGGAGGAACTCGGCCTGTTCATGGGCGGGCTGAACGACGAGGCCACGAAGTTCGACGAGAAGCTGGCCGCGCGCAAGGCCCGGATGGCGGCGCGCCTGGGCGCCTGA
- a CDS encoding WhiB family transcriptional regulator, translating into MHFDTITPADDTWQAQALCAQTGPDFFFPEPGSSVREAKRICAMCELRPACLDYALANDERFGVWGGLSEKERLALRRTSD; encoded by the coding sequence ATGCACTTCGACACGATCACCCCGGCCGACGACACCTGGCAGGCGCAGGCCCTGTGCGCCCAGACGGGGCCGGACTTCTTCTTCCCCGAGCCCGGCAGCTCGGTGCGCGAGGCGAAGCGCATCTGCGCCATGTGCGAGCTGCGCCCCGCCTGCCTGGACTACGCCCTGGCCAACGACGAGCGCTTCGGCGTCTGGGGCGGGCTCTCCGAGAAGGAGCGCCTCGCCCTGCGCCGCACCTCCGACTGA
- a CDS encoding VOC family protein produces MLTTRFVDGAPNWLDVTTPDIDGAGSFYGALFGWEFRSAGPDAGGYGFFQLGGRTVAGGMQADAQQAPPAWTVYFQSADAGATARAAEAAHGKVLVKPMDVMGQGHMAVLADQAGVPFGVWQPGRTVGVEVAGEPGSLCWVELYTRDVAAGAAFYHKVLGLETSSTAFPGGTYTCVNPAGAGEDSMFGGIMPLTDGDAAQGRPYWLPYFEVEDTDAVVAKTRQLGGAVRMPATTMAGVGRMAQLTDPYGARFAVIRSASQQG; encoded by the coding sequence ATGCTCACCACCCGGTTCGTCGACGGCGCCCCGAACTGGCTCGATGTCACCACGCCGGACATCGACGGCGCCGGCTCCTTCTACGGCGCTCTGTTCGGCTGGGAGTTCCGGTCGGCGGGACCGGACGCCGGCGGCTACGGCTTCTTCCAGCTGGGCGGCAGGACCGTCGCGGGCGGTATGCAGGCAGACGCTCAGCAGGCTCCGCCGGCCTGGACGGTGTACTTCCAGAGCGCGGACGCCGGGGCCACGGCCCGGGCAGCTGAAGCGGCCCACGGCAAGGTGCTGGTCAAGCCCATGGACGTGATGGGCCAGGGGCACATGGCGGTCCTCGCCGACCAGGCGGGCGTGCCGTTCGGGGTCTGGCAGCCCGGACGCACCGTGGGCGTGGAGGTGGCGGGCGAGCCGGGCTCGCTGTGCTGGGTGGAGCTGTACACACGGGACGTCGCCGCGGGCGCCGCCTTCTACCACAAGGTGCTCGGCCTGGAGACCTCCTCGACGGCCTTCCCGGGCGGGACGTACACCTGCGTCAACCCCGCCGGTGCCGGTGAGGACTCGATGTTCGGCGGGATCATGCCCCTGACCGACGGCGACGCGGCGCAGGGCCGCCCGTACTGGCTGCCGTACTTCGAGGTCGAGGACACCGACGCCGTGGTCGCGAAGACGCGGCAACTCGGCGGAGCGGTCCGGATGCCGGCGACGACGATGGCGGGTGTCGGCCGCATGGCCCAGCTCACCGACCCCTACGGTGCGCGTTTCGCGGTGATCCGCAGCGCCTCGCAGCAGGGCTGA
- a CDS encoding LacI family DNA-binding transcriptional regulator, producing MTEAVSRPTLEAVAARAGVSRATVSRVVNGGDGVREPLAERVRQAVAELGYVPNQAARSLVTRRHDAVAVVVAEPETRVFADPFFALQLRGISKELTAHDNQLVLLLTEGRDDHARVARYLAGGHVDGALVFSLHLDDPLPGLIHDAGVPTVFGGRPGWGGDTRAPGPGRPGRAGVNPGVVYVDCDNRGGARTAVRHLVDLGRRRVAHITGALDQTSAVDRLDGYRDVMGDVPGGSDPRLVVESDFTPGGGERAMRTLLDRCPDVDAVFAANDLTALGALRVLRASGRRVPEDVAVIGFDDMLPVAMEADPPLTTVRQDIEEMGRLMARLLLRGLSGGRDRAGTTADTPSDGAVILPTTLIRRASA from the coding sequence GTGACCGAGGCAGTGTCGCGTCCGACGCTGGAGGCCGTGGCCGCGCGCGCCGGTGTGTCGAGGGCCACCGTGTCCCGGGTGGTCAACGGCGGCGACGGGGTGCGCGAGCCGCTGGCCGAGCGGGTCCGGCAGGCCGTGGCGGAGCTGGGCTACGTTCCCAACCAGGCGGCGCGCAGCCTGGTGACCCGGCGGCACGATGCCGTCGCGGTCGTCGTCGCCGAGCCCGAGACCCGGGTGTTCGCGGACCCCTTCTTCGCCCTCCAGCTGCGCGGCATCAGCAAGGAACTGACCGCCCACGACAACCAGTTGGTGCTGCTGCTCACCGAGGGCCGCGACGATCACGCGCGCGTGGCCCGCTACCTCGCCGGCGGACACGTCGACGGCGCCCTCGTCTTCTCCCTGCACCTGGACGACCCGCTGCCCGGCCTCATCCATGACGCCGGCGTGCCCACCGTGTTCGGCGGGCGGCCCGGCTGGGGCGGCGACACCCGGGCCCCCGGCCCCGGGCGCCCCGGCCGGGCGGGCGTGAACCCGGGCGTGGTGTACGTCGACTGCGACAACCGGGGCGGGGCCCGCACGGCCGTACGCCATCTCGTGGACTTGGGCCGCCGGCGTGTCGCACACATCACCGGTGCCCTGGACCAGACCTCGGCCGTGGACCGCCTCGACGGATACCGGGACGTCATGGGCGACGTGCCCGGCGGGAGCGATCCCCGGCTGGTCGTGGAGAGCGACTTCACCCCGGGCGGCGGCGAACGCGCGATGCGCACGCTGCTGGACCGCTGCCCCGACGTGGACGCCGTGTTCGCCGCCAACGACCTCACCGCGCTCGGTGCTCTGCGCGTGCTGCGCGCGAGCGGCCGACGGGTGCCCGAGGACGTGGCCGTGATCGGCTTCGACGACATGCTGCCCGTCGCCATGGAGGCCGACCCGCCGCTGACGACGGTCCGTCAGGACATCGAGGAGATGGGCCGCCTGATGGCCCGCCTGCTGCTGCGCGGCCTGTCCGGGGGCCGCGACCGCGCCGGAACCACGGCGGACACGCCGTCCGACGGCGCCGTGATCCTGCCGACGACACTGATCCGCCGCGCCTCCGCCTGA